One Nostoc punctiforme PCC 73102 DNA window includes the following coding sequences:
- a CDS encoding CTP synthase: MTKFIFVTGGVVSSIGKGIVAASLGRLLKSRGYSVSILKLDPYINIDPGTMSPFQHGEVFVTQDGAETDLDLGHYERFTDTSMSRLNCVTTGSIYQAVINKERRGDYNGGTVQVIPHITNEIKERILRVAKSTNPSVVITEIGGTVGDIESLPFLEAIRQFRKEVGRQHVLYMHVTLVPWIASAGEMKTKPTQHSVKELRSIGIQPDILVCRSDRPLPKGLKQKLSGFCDVPEECVITSQDAKSIYEVPLNLEREGMAEQVLNLLQMEQRQPDLTQWQTLVQRLHTPKHELEIAIVGKYVQLSDAYLSVVEALNHAAISTYGKLRLRWVNSEDLENESAETHLGGVDGVVVPGGFGVRGVDGKIAAIKYARDRQIPFLGLCLGMQCSVIEWARNIGGLTDANSAEFDPHTTNPVINLLPGQQEVVDLGGTMRLGLYPCRVLPDTLAFKLYQEDVIYERHRHRYEFNNAYRDLLLKSGYAISGTSPDGQLVEIVELPKHPFFLACQFHPEFQSRPSSPHPLFKGFIQAAIALSLSTSTTPTPLEVS, from the coding sequence ATGACTAAGTTTATCTTCGTAACTGGAGGCGTAGTTTCCAGTATTGGTAAGGGCATTGTAGCAGCAAGTCTAGGGCGTTTGCTCAAGTCGCGCGGATATTCGGTGTCGATTCTCAAACTCGACCCTTATATCAATATCGATCCTGGCACAATGAGCCCTTTTCAGCATGGGGAAGTATTCGTTACCCAGGATGGTGCGGAGACAGATTTAGACTTGGGGCATTACGAACGTTTTACCGATACCTCAATGTCGCGCTTGAACTGTGTGACTACTGGCTCGATTTACCAGGCAGTCATTAATAAAGAGCGACGGGGAGACTACAATGGTGGCACTGTACAGGTTATTCCTCATATTACCAATGAAATCAAAGAGCGGATTCTGCGAGTTGCTAAAAGTACAAATCCGTCCGTAGTAATCACAGAAATTGGCGGGACGGTGGGAGATATTGAATCACTGCCGTTTTTGGAAGCGATTCGCCAGTTCCGCAAAGAGGTTGGGCGGCAACATGTACTGTATATGCATGTAACGTTGGTACCGTGGATTGCTTCTGCGGGTGAGATGAAAACTAAGCCAACACAGCATTCAGTTAAAGAACTCAGATCCATTGGTATTCAACCAGATATTTTAGTTTGTCGGAGCGATCGCCCCTTACCCAAGGGATTAAAGCAAAAATTGTCGGGATTTTGCGATGTGCCCGAAGAATGCGTCATTACTTCTCAAGATGCCAAAAGTATCTATGAAGTACCCCTAAATCTGGAACGGGAAGGAATGGCAGAACAAGTGCTGAACTTGCTGCAAATGGAGCAACGCCAACCAGATTTGACGCAGTGGCAAACCTTGGTACAACGGTTACATACTCCTAAGCACGAGCTAGAAATTGCCATTGTCGGCAAATATGTGCAGTTAAGTGATGCCTATTTATCTGTCGTGGAAGCACTAAACCATGCTGCAATTTCCACTTATGGCAAACTGCGCTTGCGTTGGGTGAACTCAGAAGATTTGGAAAATGAATCAGCCGAAACTCATCTTGGGGGTGTCGATGGCGTAGTTGTGCCAGGAGGTTTTGGGGTTCGGGGAGTGGATGGCAAAATTGCCGCCATTAAATACGCCCGCGATCGCCAAATTCCTTTTTTGGGTTTATGCCTGGGAATGCAATGCTCTGTAATTGAATGGGCTAGGAACATAGGGGGATTAACAGATGCTAATAGTGCTGAATTTGACCCTCATACAACGAATCCGGTAATTAATTTATTGCCAGGACAGCAGGAAGTTGTCGATTTAGGGGGTACAATGCGCTTGGGGCTATATCCTTGTCGTGTTCTTCCTGATACATTGGCTTTCAAGCTTTATCAAGAAGATGTAATTTATGAACGACATCGACATCGCTATGAGTTCAACAATGCTTACCGCGATCTCTTATTAAAGTCCGGCTATGCGATTAGTGGGACTTCTCCTGATGGACAGTTAGTTGAAATTGTGGAATTACCCAAGCACCCATTCTTTCTAGCTTGCCAATTTCATCCAGAATTTCAATCTCGTCCTAGTAGCCCTCATCCTTTATTTAAAGGGTTTATTCAAGCAGCGATCGCTCTTTCTTTGTCAACTTCAACTACACCAACACCATTGGAGGTTTCTTAA
- a CDS encoding FAD-dependent oxidoreductase translates to MPETKSTPHTHTSTSTKADNLPASVISSSTSQEIYDVVVVGAGPIGLATAIGLRKRGIENILVIDQTRAFRQIGQTLDLLPNGLKALKHLDPNAYEEVKKTGLGLLNPKQSNDQETVEPNQKQQPLKSSPQWAYKNLKGEIINSISLSFDDWLQDYGEGRVSISWYNLQTTLRQLLPPDLVKANHRCINVVNEPEKGCVRIDCVGDTGIEANPYAYWTDGQKNNEMQHQNSDIPPQELATKSIRAKLIVAADGINSTVRRLLYTDTQYHNFARPEYSGFAAIFCREITEVPKELWTKLEEDFFQGSTLITITNDEKSGNSVCINNIRIILYYRPTGELGYIIHLALPLDSLQGKFESSLIDLALQELEKAGFPDALKQLVRMSPPANMQQRPYYIHRASILDSLQVSNPTDLNPEANPAKIPPAWSVGRIVLVGDAAHGMPPFMAQGANQGLEDALVVTTLIAKITEENNWDNLQTIAKAFKKYEHLRRPLIAYVQEATLQRSPHSSDKEWEDYSQQIYRRNFDQVIEAL, encoded by the coding sequence ATGCCAGAAACTAAATCAACTCCTCATACACATACAAGCACATCAACCAAAGCTGATAACTTACCTGCATCTGTTATCTCCTCTTCTACCTCTCAAGAAATCTACGATGTTGTAGTGGTTGGTGCTGGGCCTATTGGGTTAGCAACTGCCATTGGTTTACGTAAACGTGGAATTGAAAATATCCTTGTCATCGATCAAACTCGCGCCTTTCGTCAAATTGGGCAAACATTGGATCTTCTGCCCAATGGATTAAAAGCTCTTAAACATTTAGATCCTAATGCTTACGAAGAAGTCAAAAAAACTGGACTGGGTTTATTGAATCCCAAACAGTCTAATGACCAGGAAACTGTCGAACCTAATCAAAAGCAACAGCCTCTAAAATCCTCACCACAATGGGCTTACAAAAATTTAAAGGGCGAGATAATTAATTCAATTTCGCTTAGTTTTGATGACTGGCTTCAAGATTATGGTGAGGGTCGAGTGTCAATTTCTTGGTACAATTTGCAGACAACCCTCAGACAGCTACTTCCACCAGACCTAGTTAAAGCTAATCACCGTTGCATTAATGTTGTGAATGAGCCGGAAAAAGGTTGTGTCCGCATAGATTGTGTAGGTGATACAGGAATAGAAGCCAACCCTTATGCCTATTGGACAGATGGGCAGAAAAATAATGAGATGCAGCACCAAAACTCAGATATCCCTCCCCAAGAATTAGCAACAAAATCCATTAGAGCTAAACTAATTGTTGCAGCAGATGGGATTAATTCTACAGTTCGTAGGCTGCTTTACACAGATACTCAATATCATAATTTTGCCCGACCTGAATACTCTGGATTTGCAGCTATATTTTGTAGAGAAATAACTGAAGTACCAAAGGAACTATGGACAAAACTAGAAGAAGATTTTTTTCAAGGCTCAACACTTATAACAATCACTAACGATGAAAAATCTGGAAATTCTGTTTGTATAAATAACATTCGGATAATCTTATATTACAGACCAACTGGTGAACTAGGGTACATAATACATCTTGCTTTGCCTTTAGACTCATTGCAAGGAAAATTTGAAAGTTCTTTAATTGATTTAGCTTTGCAGGAGTTGGAAAAAGCAGGGTTTCCTGATGCGCTCAAGCAATTAGTGCGTATGTCTCCTCCTGCCAATATGCAGCAGCGTCCATACTACATTCACCGCGCTAGCATTTTGGATTCTCTACAAGTTTCTAACCCAACTGACCTCAATCCTGAAGCTAATCCTGCCAAAATTCCACCAGCCTGGAGTGTAGGGCGAATCGTCTTAGTTGGCGATGCCGCACATGGAATGCCACCCTTCATGGCTCAAGGAGCTAATCAAGGATTGGAAGATGCACTAGTTGTTACAACACTCATCGCTAAAATTACTGAGGAGAATAACTGGGATAATCTGCAAACTATAGCCAAAGCCTTCAAGAAATACGAACATCTTCGTCGCCCATTGATAGCATACGTCCAAGAGGCAACATTACAGCGATCGCCCCACTCGTCAGATAAAGAGTGGGAGGACTACAGCCAACAGATATATCGCCGCAATTTCGACCAAGTAATAGAGGCGTTGTAG
- a CDS encoding N-acetylmuramoyl-L-alanine amidase gives MKNLLGLVILGCILTSSVALAEPSLIVVFPETNYQTSSQKIFFLGTAPPDGEVLINSKPINRSKAGHFSPSFPLQLGENLFTVRRQNQELKIKVIRVNTSPELPQGVAFAKDSLTPAADIARLPGELICFSAIAPPNANVSVTLANQTIALSPQPQQAQLPNNLAALTGQNQPHAQFSVGNYKGCTTVATAADLGKPQFQLTLNGKTITQPGAGKIQILSRAELPVSEVTVESGVARTGPSTDYSRLTPLPKGTRATVTGKEGEWLRLDYGAWINSQETRILPGAIPPQTIIRSVGYRQLPGATEIFFPLQVPVPVSVQQSEKALALTLYNTTAQTDIIRLDDDPLISRLDWQQEAPEQVKYTFNLKKAQQWGYKLRYDGTTLVLALRHPPNIGNTRRKPLANLKIVLDPGHGGKETGASGPTGYLKKDVNLLVSKLLRDDLVKRGATVVMTREDDKEVSLAERQAIISKEEPAIAISIHHNSLPDDGDAEKTKGFAAFWYQPQAHSLAIFLQTYVVKKLGKPSYGVFWDNLALTRPAAAPSVLLELGFMSNPDEFEQVVNPKEQKKMADAIAQGITEWFKSVR, from the coding sequence GTGAAAAACCTTTTAGGATTAGTAATATTAGGCTGTATTCTCACATCCTCCGTAGCATTGGCAGAGCCATCTCTTATAGTCGTTTTTCCTGAGACAAACTACCAGACGAGTTCCCAAAAAATCTTTTTTCTGGGGACTGCTCCACCAGATGGTGAGGTTTTGATCAATAGTAAGCCAATTAACCGCAGCAAAGCTGGTCATTTTTCCCCTAGTTTCCCCTTGCAGTTGGGGGAGAATCTTTTTACTGTGCGTCGCCAGAATCAAGAACTTAAAATTAAGGTGATAAGGGTTAACACTAGCCCTGAACTACCACAGGGGGTAGCCTTTGCTAAAGATTCCTTGACTCCCGCAGCTGACATTGCCAGACTACCAGGAGAACTAATTTGTTTTAGCGCGATTGCACCCCCTAACGCCAATGTCTCTGTAACCCTGGCTAATCAAACAATTGCCCTTTCACCCCAACCCCAACAGGCACAACTACCAAATAATTTGGCAGCACTGACAGGACAAAATCAGCCTCATGCCCAGTTTAGCGTAGGCAATTATAAAGGTTGCACCACAGTGGCTACAGCCGCCGATCTGGGAAAACCTCAGTTTCAACTAACACTCAATGGCAAGACGATAACTCAACCAGGGGCTGGTAAAATTCAAATCCTCTCAAGAGCAGAGTTGCCGGTTTCTGAGGTTACAGTAGAGTCAGGCGTTGCTCGCACTGGCCCAAGCACCGATTATTCTCGACTCACGCCACTGCCTAAAGGCACACGTGCAACAGTAACAGGTAAGGAAGGTGAATGGTTGCGCCTAGACTATGGCGCTTGGATTAATAGTCAGGAAACTCGCATTCTACCTGGTGCAATTCCGCCACAAACAATAATTCGCAGTGTCGGATACCGTCAACTCCCTGGTGCGACAGAGATATTTTTCCCCTTACAAGTTCCCGTACCTGTGAGCGTGCAACAAAGTGAGAAAGCTCTCGCTCTCACTCTCTACAATACTACTGCCCAAACAGACATTATTCGCCTGGATGATGACCCTCTAATTTCTCGGCTAGATTGGCAACAGGAGGCTCCAGAACAAGTAAAATACACCTTTAACCTCAAAAAAGCTCAACAGTGGGGATATAAGCTGAGATACGACGGTACAACCCTGGTTTTGGCTTTGCGTCATCCGCCTAATATTGGGAACACAAGACGCAAGCCTTTAGCTAATCTCAAGATTGTACTCGATCCAGGGCATGGCGGTAAAGAAACTGGTGCCAGTGGCCCAACTGGATATTTAAAAAAAGATGTGAATTTGCTGGTATCTAAGTTGCTGCGGGACGATTTGGTGAAGCGAGGAGCAACGGTAGTGATGACGCGGGAGGACGATAAGGAGGTTTCTCTAGCAGAACGTCAGGCAATTATTAGTAAAGAAGAACCTGCGATCGCTATTTCCATACACCACAACTCTCTACCCGATGATGGCGATGCTGAAAAAACCAAGGGATTCGCGGCTTTTTGGTATCAACCCCAAGCCCACAGCCTGGCAATATTTTTACAGACCTATGTTGTTAAAAAACTCGGCAAACCTTCTTATGGTGTGTTTTGGGACAACCTAGCGCTGACACGCCCAGCAGCTGCGCCATCGGTGTTACTGGAATTGGGTTTTATGAGCAATCCTGATGAATTTGAGCAGGTAGTGAACCCAAAAGAACAGAAGAAAATGGCTGATGCGATCGCTCAGGGGATTACTGAGTGGTTTAAAAGCGTTCGATAG
- the speB gene encoding agmatinase SpeB, giving the protein MSNQLQDYNPSGVGEINGNLLGLPCDYESANLIVFGVPWEVTVSYGAGTANGPQRILDTSTQLDLFDFDNPNGWKQGIFMVEIPQDILEKNTYYRALAAKIIERLAQGKELSDTPDLTSVLTEINQAGEQVNQWLFDNCQEAISKGKGVAVIGGDHSSPLGYFQALAANYTNYGILHIDAHADLRDAYEGFEFSHASIMFNAMKIPQISKLVQVGLRDISHDEVQMIDQSESRIIAYYDPAIKQKLYSGTTWLDLCREIISHLPEFVYISFDVDGLDPKLCPSTGTPVPGGLELEQTFFLFRELVKSGRKIIGFDICEVGDAEWDGNVGARVVYKLANLMDLSKQNS; this is encoded by the coding sequence ATGAGTAATCAACTACAAGACTACAATCCTAGCGGCGTAGGTGAAATAAATGGCAACCTCTTAGGTTTGCCCTGCGATTATGAATCTGCAAACCTGATTGTCTTTGGTGTGCCGTGGGAAGTCACTGTTTCTTATGGCGCAGGCACAGCTAATGGCCCCCAGCGAATTCTTGATACTTCAACTCAATTAGATTTGTTCGATTTCGATAACCCTAATGGTTGGAAGCAGGGAATTTTCATGGTAGAAATTCCCCAAGATATTTTAGAGAAGAATACATACTACCGCGCCTTGGCAGCAAAAATTATTGAGCGATTAGCCCAAGGTAAAGAACTCTCAGATACACCAGATTTAACATCTGTCCTCACAGAAATTAATCAGGCTGGGGAACAGGTAAATCAATGGCTGTTTGACAATTGCCAAGAAGCAATTAGCAAAGGTAAAGGAGTCGCAGTTATTGGAGGAGATCACAGTTCACCGTTAGGTTATTTCCAAGCATTAGCGGCGAACTACACCAACTATGGCATTTTGCACATTGATGCCCACGCAGATTTACGCGATGCTTATGAGGGATTTGAGTTTTCCCATGCGTCTATTATGTTTAATGCAATGAAAATACCGCAAATTTCCAAGCTAGTGCAAGTGGGTTTGCGTGATATTAGTCATGATGAAGTGCAAATGATAGACCAATCTGAGAGTCGCATTATTGCATATTACGACCCAGCCATTAAACAAAAGCTTTACTCTGGAACAACTTGGCTTGATTTATGCCGAGAAATTATCAGTCATTTACCTGAGTTTGTTTACATTAGCTTTGATGTCGATGGTCTAGATCCAAAACTCTGTCCCAGTACAGGTACTCCTGTTCCCGGTGGATTGGAATTAGAGCAAACATTTTTTCTGTTCCGGGAATTAGTCAAGAGTGGTAGAAAAATTATTGGCTTTGATATTTGTGAAGTCGGTGATGCCGAATGGGATGGTAATGTTGGAGCGCGGGTAGTTTACAAGCTGGCAAATTTGATGGATTTGTCAAAACAGAATTCGTAA